In candidate division WOR-3 bacterium, the following are encoded in one genomic region:
- a CDS encoding radical SAM protein — translation MAMDNENSVNTSEVYSNIHYDPREIHIFRIESKNLAFKSSTLEIYQLDEMAYEFLTSPKTAIEKYSLTEISDLYAALLKLGFFDSLKDDKIDNLSSVNASQPISQLMMIVSQDCNLNCIYCLADKGAFYKRHTPMPPEIGIKSIDFLMHESGDAKICLVSFTGGEPLLNFPTIKITVEYGKKMAEKYNKEILFLLSTNGSVLDDKILQFIKNYKIYLNLSLDGPPDVQNRCRPFKNGIGSYDIVVKNLKKLLEHYDPDRILIRTTITRYNLDMINTAEHFFQLGARRLSFGKAAPNAFCDYRIYGIDPNTAMGEIYLKNYLNFCKYMVECFMQRPEISFANMRDIANLHFRLRKPLGCGMGQYQVAISPNGEIYPCGVFIGLQNYLMGNLNQGFSRNCQSKYHQIISNRRKICNVCWARNICGGGCHAGDLLDDYKPISEIVCNFAQRVLEINLFAYAYLVDLVGYEYLNKRLAKYRAERTSAEGT, via the coding sequence AATTGAAAGCAAAAATTTAGCATTTAAATCTTCTACACTTGAAATATATCAGTTAGATGAGATGGCGTATGAATTTTTGACTTCTCCAAAAACAGCCATTGAAAAATATTCTTTGACTGAAATTAGTGACCTGTACGCTGCTTTATTGAAATTAGGCTTTTTTGATAGTCTCAAAGATGATAAAATAGATAATCTATCCAGTGTGAATGCTTCTCAACCTATATCGCAATTAATGATGATTGTGTCACAAGATTGCAATTTGAATTGCATTTATTGCCTTGCTGACAAAGGTGCTTTTTATAAAAGACACACGCCCATGCCACCCGAAATAGGCATTAAATCTATAGATTTTTTAATGCACGAATCTGGTGATGCAAAAATTTGTTTAGTTTCGTTTACGGGTGGAGAACCATTATTAAACTTTCCGACGATAAAGATCACCGTGGAATACGGCAAGAAAATGGCAGAGAAGTATAATAAAGAAATTCTTTTTCTTCTTTCTACAAACGGTTCTGTTCTTGATGATAAAATACTGCAGTTTATAAAGAATTATAAAATATACCTGAATCTAAGTTTAGATGGACCACCTGATGTCCAGAATCGATGTAGACCATTCAAAAACGGAATAGGTTCATATGACATAGTAGTAAAGAATCTCAAAAAATTATTAGAACATTATGATCCAGACAGGATATTAATAAGGACGACGATCACAAGGTATAATTTAGATATGATTAATACAGCTGAACATTTTTTTCAGCTTGGGGCAAGAAGACTTTCGTTTGGTAAAGCCGCGCCAAATGCGTTTTGTGATTATCGGATATATGGAATTGATCCTAATACCGCAATGGGAGAGATTTATCTTAAAAATTACCTTAATTTCTGTAAATACATGGTTGAGTGTTTTATGCAGCGTCCCGAGATATCTTTTGCTAATATGAGAGATATTGCAAACTTACATTTTAGATTAAGAAAACCCTTGGGCTGTGGAATGGGACAATACCAAGTTGCTATTTCGCCAAATGGCGAAATATATCCTTGCGGCGTGTTTATTGGACTTCAAAATTACCTCATGGGGAATTTGAATCAAGGATTCAGCAGAAATTGTCAGTCGAAATATCACCAGATTATTAGTAACCGGAGAAAAATTTGTAATGTGTGTTGGGCGAGAAATATATGTGGGGGCGGATGTCATGCCGGGGATCTATTGGATGATTATAAACCAATTTCAGAAATTGTCTGTAATTTCGCCCAAAGAGTTCTTGAAATAAATTTGTTTGCTTATGCTTATTTGGTTGACTTAGTTGGGTACGAATATTTAAATAAGAGACTTGCTAAATACCGGGCGGAGAGAACTTCTGCTGAGGGTACTTAA